The following proteins are co-located in the Fischerella sp. PCC 9605 genome:
- a CDS encoding cytochrome c peroxidase, whose translation MKNCGTAKHSKRPGFEEFKDKTQAVDKGESNATFPLLFTYLLSVVLNITQAITIFATGILSRFTKKKFGSSKSMKKGATIAALVIATILAGHTVSAQVTPPQPPPLSNVKVPEPDNLGEFIRDKTAAIALGKSLFWDMQLGTDGIQSCASCHFHAGADNRSKNQLDPGRLRVNPNKVENPDTIFNTGGGPNYQLNVADFPFHKLSDPNNRSSAVLSDRNDVVGSQGVFRSRFVDVVPGSANDNVTPLRDDIFNVQGTNVRQVTPRHSPSTINSVFNFRNFWDGRAQPIFNGVNGLGLKDPNAYVLKATRPRFLEDVKVSINNSSLASQAVVPPLSALETAAEDLPIAPFRVEASETSDTTTVIDANSGQQLAVLNDEGETISGSNDLSPSEEQISPTTNQPFKRIGRKLGKKLLALRPLGKQQVARDDSVLGAYSRYPRTGLNRSYAALIRDAFQPQWWKSNLIISINPETGERRFIRKQKKNLSTNEYTLMEYNFSLFFGLAVQAYESTLVSDQTPFDKFLAGDTNAFTQSQQQGWRIFQTKGACFGCHGGSELTTASVSSVASQGRIRRAPAFVGGRVEDAGFFNIGVRPSEDDLGVGGNDSLGNPLSESRLALEGTFKQLLGEEPPVVPNGEQDLTADGAFKTPGLRNIELTAPYFHNGGQLTLEQVVDFYNRGGDFGQNLPPLNLTEEEKQALVDFLKGLTDERVRYQKAPFDHPQLFIPNGHPGNQNSVTIDRNVKTEDGTTQATDRLLELPAVGRRGRKLPPNFLGT comes from the coding sequence ATGAAAAACTGTGGAACCGCCAAACATAGCAAACGGCCTGGGTTTGAGGAGTTCAAAGACAAAACCCAGGCAGTTGACAAAGGTGAAAGTAATGCTACTTTCCCTCTTCTTTTTACCTATTTGCTTTCAGTTGTCTTAAATATAACACAAGCTATTACAATTTTTGCAACTGGGATACTCAGTAGATTCACCAAAAAAAAATTTGGCTCGTCTAAGAGCATGAAAAAGGGTGCAACTATTGCCGCATTGGTGATAGCTACCATCCTGGCAGGACATACTGTTTCGGCACAGGTAACACCTCCGCAGCCGCCGCCACTTAGTAATGTCAAGGTTCCGGAACCGGACAATCTAGGGGAATTTATTCGGGACAAAACAGCTGCGATCGCTCTAGGGAAATCTTTGTTCTGGGACATGCAACTAGGTACGGATGGCATTCAGTCGTGTGCTAGTTGTCACTTTCATGCTGGAGCAGACAACAGATCCAAAAACCAACTCGATCCGGGACGACTGCGTGTAAATCCGAACAAAGTTGAGAATCCGGATACAATTTTCAATACGGGAGGAGGCCCAAACTACCAGCTCAACGTCGCAGATTTTCCATTCCACAAGTTATCAGACCCAAACAATCGTTCTTCAGCAGTACTATCCGACAGGAACGACGTCGTCGGCTCTCAGGGAGTATTCAGATCAAGGTTCGTTGACGTCGTTCCTGGTAGTGCCAATGACAACGTAACTCCGCTCAGGGATGATATTTTCAACGTGCAAGGCACAAACGTCCGCCAAGTAACACCCCGTCACTCGCCAAGCACGATTAATTCAGTATTTAATTTCCGCAACTTCTGGGACGGAAGAGCACAACCCATTTTTAATGGAGTGAATGGGCTGGGGTTAAAAGACCCAAATGCCTATGTTTTAAAGGCTACTAGGCCTCGGTTCCTTGAAGATGTGAAAGTTAGTATCAATAATTCTTCTTTGGCTTCTCAAGCTGTTGTACCACCACTAAGTGCTTTGGAAACAGCAGCTGAAGACCTTCCCATTGCACCATTCCGAGTAGAAGCATCCGAAACCAGTGACACAACTACGGTGATTGATGCTAACAGCGGTCAACAATTAGCGGTGCTAAATGACGAAGGTGAAACCATCAGTGGTAGCAACGACTTATCGCCATCAGAAGAGCAAATATCTCCAACAACTAATCAGCCATTTAAACGGATTGGTAGAAAGTTGGGTAAAAAGCTACTCGCCCTCAGACCACTTGGCAAGCAACAGGTAGCAAGAGATGACAGCGTTCTTGGTGCCTACAGCCGTTACCCTCGAACTGGTCTGAACCGCAGCTACGCAGCTTTAATCAGAGATGCCTTTCAACCACAGTGGTGGAAATCTAATCTCATCATCAGCATTAATCCCGAAACTGGAGAGCGCAGATTCATCCGTAAGCAGAAGAAGAATTTGTCTACCAACGAATACACTTTGATGGAATATAATTTCTCGCTGTTCTTCGGGTTGGCTGTGCAAGCGTACGAATCTACTCTAGTTTCCGACCAGACACCATTTGACAAGTTTCTGGCAGGGGACACCAACGCTTTCACACAATCGCAACAGCAGGGATGGCGAATTTTCCAAACCAAAGGTGCGTGCTTCGGCTGTCATGGTGGCTCAGAGTTGACCACTGCTTCTGTTAGCAGCGTGGCTAGCCAAGGACGCATCCGACGCGCCCCGGCATTTGTAGGAGGACGAGTTGAAGATGCTGGTTTCTTTAATATTGGTGTTAGACCTAGCGAAGACGACCTTGGTGTGGGTGGTAATGACTCGTTAGGCAATCCGCTTTCAGAATCACGGCTAGCTCTTGAAGGTACATTTAAGCAGTTACTCGGCGAAGAACCACCTGTAGTTCCCAATGGCGAACAAGACTTGACCGCAGATGGAGCTTTCAAGACACCAGGACTTCGCAACATCGAACTCACTGCTCCTTACTTCCACAATGGCGGACAATTGACCCTAGAACAAGTGGTTGATTTCTACAATCGCGGTGGTGACTTTGGTCAAAATTTACCACCACTGAACCTGACTGAAGAAGAAAAACAGGCGCTAGTAGACTTTCTCAAAGGTTTGACTGATGAGCGAGTCCGCTATCAAAAAGCACCCTTCGACCATCCGCAGTTGTTTATTCCTAACGGTCATCCTGGCAACCAAAATTCTGTTACTATCGACCGCAATGTCAAAACTGAAGACGGAACAACACAAGCTACGGATCGGCTATTAGAACTACCTGCAGTTGGTCGTAGAGGTCGTAAACTTCCTCCCAACTTCCTTGGAACCTGA
- a CDS encoding RRXRR domain-containing protein — MNSNARIPVLSPDGKPLMPTLYRRAQVWVEQGKAKWIGNDLNIKQVHLLQEPSGNATQPVAIGIDPGKKFSGIAVQSSQFTLFAAHLVLPFPNVTKKMTGRRILRRARRSRRINRKIPFHLRAHRQKRFDNRRHKKLVPSIRANREFELRVVKELMRLFPVSTIVYEYIEAKGDKAFSPVMVGQKVMLEFLTELAPVATCFGWQTANLRTHLNLIKHKNKASQSPQSHGVDGIALASSQFVNYEAFQTKREHGRRWVGSVRLTPSPFRVITRPNLFRRQLHFENFRQGAVRKRKGGTVTPFGFRSGDFVQGEKAGKIHRGWIGGFK, encoded by the coding sequence ATGAACTCAAATGCTCGAATTCCAGTTTTGTCACCAGATGGTAAGCCATTGATGCCAACCTTGTATCGACGGGCACAGGTCTGGGTAGAACAAGGCAAAGCAAAATGGATCGGCAATGACCTGAATATTAAGCAAGTTCATCTGTTACAAGAACCATCCGGTAACGCAACTCAGCCCGTTGCGATCGGCATTGACCCTGGTAAAAAGTTTTCAGGAATTGCTGTTCAATCTAGTCAGTTCACTTTGTTCGCAGCACACTTGGTATTGCCGTTTCCTAATGTCACTAAAAAGATGACGGGGAGACGAATTTTAAGACGTGCGAGACGCTCAAGACGTATCAACCGCAAAATTCCATTCCATCTTAGGGCGCATCGTCAAAAACGCTTTGACAATCGCAGGCACAAAAAACTGGTTCCATCTATCCGTGCTAACCGTGAATTTGAGTTGCGAGTTGTCAAAGAGTTGATGCGACTATTCCCAGTCTCAACTATTGTCTATGAATACATAGAAGCAAAGGGGGATAAAGCGTTTAGTCCTGTAATGGTGGGTCAAAAAGTCATGTTGGAGTTCTTAACAGAACTAGCTCCAGTGGCAACTTGTTTTGGTTGGCAAACCGCTAACCTCAGAACTCACCTGAATTTGATTAAGCACAAAAACAAGGCCTCACAATCTCCTCAATCTCATGGAGTAGACGGAATTGCGTTGGCTTCTAGCCAATTCGTAAACTACGAAGCCTTCCAAACCAAGCGAGAACATGGGCGTCGCTGGGTTGGAAGCGTGCGTCTGACGCCTTCTCCGTTTCGGGTGATTACTCGCCCCAATCTATTCCGTCGCCAGTTGCACTTTGAGAATTTCAGGCAAGGCGCTGTACGTAAGCGTAAGGGGGGAACTGTTACGCCATTCGGATTTCGTTCTGGTGATTTCGTTCAAGGTGAAAAGGCTGGAAAGATTCATAGAGGTTGGATTGGTGGCTTTAAGTGA
- a CDS encoding MFS transporter — protein sequence MSDSAPDSHSQPSSNSEKLDLTTKIAFGAGDLGAAITAMIGISYLSPFLTDVAGLNPQLAGQTQLIGKVWDAVNDPMVGVLSDRTQSSQGRRYPWMIWGAVPFGIFFFLQWIVPHFSNNENANQWGLFWYYTAISILFNAFYTIVNLPYTALTAELTQDYDERTNLNSFRFAFSIGGSILALVIALVISFIIPDNRSLQFLLLGAICAIISVLPVYWCVWGTKKRAQAVARLHPETEQQVSIPFLQQLKIAFSNRPFLFVVGIYLCSWLAVQLTAGIIPYFVTSWMRLPQWHISSVLLAVQGTAMAMLFVWSAISQRVGKQAVYYMGMTLWIIAQAGLFFLKPDQVVFMYCLAVLAGFGVSTAYLVPWSMLPDVIELDELKTGQRREGIFYSFMVFLQKICLGLAVSFVLQRLGAAGYIKPTPETPMPIQPDSVLEVIRVSIGPLPAIALICGLVLVYFYPITRAMHAEILLKLQERRRKI from the coding sequence ATGAGTGATTCTGCCCCTGATAGCCATTCCCAACCAAGTTCTAACAGTGAAAAATTAGACTTGACTACCAAAATTGCTTTTGGTGCTGGGGATTTGGGCGCGGCGATTACTGCCATGATTGGTATATCTTATTTATCGCCTTTCCTGACAGATGTAGCTGGTTTGAATCCGCAATTAGCAGGACAAACTCAACTAATTGGCAAAGTCTGGGATGCGGTAAACGATCCGATGGTGGGGGTATTGAGCGATCGCACTCAAAGCAGCCAGGGAAGGCGCTATCCTTGGATGATTTGGGGAGCAGTTCCCTTTGGAATTTTCTTCTTTTTGCAGTGGATTGTACCTCACTTTAGTAACAACGAAAATGCGAATCAGTGGGGCTTGTTTTGGTATTACACTGCGATATCAATTTTGTTTAACGCCTTTTATACTATTGTCAATTTACCATACACAGCTCTCACAGCAGAACTAACCCAAGACTACGACGAACGCACGAACCTTAACAGTTTTCGCTTTGCTTTTTCGATTGGCGGTAGCATTCTCGCTTTAGTAATCGCGTTAGTAATCTCCTTCATCATTCCTGATAACCGCAGCCTACAGTTTTTATTATTGGGAGCTATCTGTGCGATTATTTCTGTTTTGCCTGTGTATTGGTGTGTTTGGGGAACGAAAAAACGCGCTCAAGCTGTAGCAAGGTTACATCCAGAAACGGAACAACAAGTCTCTATACCTTTTTTGCAGCAACTCAAAATCGCTTTTAGCAATCGCCCTTTTTTATTTGTAGTCGGAATTTATCTGTGTTCCTGGTTAGCAGTCCAACTAACGGCTGGTATTATTCCTTATTTTGTGACTAGTTGGATGCGCCTTCCCCAATGGCACATTAGCTCAGTTCTGCTGGCAGTGCAAGGAACCGCTATGGCAATGCTGTTTGTGTGGAGTGCCATCAGTCAGCGTGTTGGCAAACAAGCCGTTTACTATATGGGAATGACTTTATGGATTATTGCTCAGGCTGGACTGTTTTTCTTAAAGCCAGATCAGGTTGTGTTTATGTACTGTTTAGCAGTACTGGCTGGTTTTGGAGTATCCACCGCTTATCTAGTGCCTTGGTCAATGCTACCTGATGTAATTGAACTGGATGAATTAAAAACCGGACAGCGACGGGAAGGCATTTTTTATAGTTTCATGGTTTTTTTGCAAAAAATCTGTTTGGGGTTGGCAGTCAGTTTCGTTTTGCAAAGACTGGGTGCAGCGGGATATATTAAACCCACACCAGAAACTCCCATGCCGATCCAACCAGATTCAGTATTAGAAGTAATTCGCGTTTCTATTGGCCCTCTACCAGCGATCGCTCTAATTTGTGGCTTGGTTTTAGTGTATTTTTACCCAATTACCCGCGCAATGCACGCCGAAATTTTGCTCAAACTCCAAGAACGTCGAAGGAAGATTTAA
- a CDS encoding phosphoribosyltransferase gives MPDLYVSWSDYHRKIEQLAAQIYQSGWQFNQIVCLARGGLRVGDILSRIYKQPLAILATSSYSSPGKQERGCLTFSRHLTMTTEKLGSRILLVDDLVDSGVTLKETIPWLKTYSDSPIEEIRTGVIWYKACSVIAPDYYVDYLADNPWIHQPFEPYEFMNPAELLEAVSG, from the coding sequence ATGCCAGACCTTTACGTTTCTTGGTCAGATTATCACCGCAAAATTGAACAACTGGCTGCTCAAATTTATCAATCTGGCTGGCAGTTCAACCAGATTGTCTGCCTTGCCAGAGGGGGACTGAGGGTAGGAGATATTCTCTCTCGTATTTATAAACAGCCACTGGCAATTTTGGCAACATCATCTTATAGTAGCCCCGGCAAGCAAGAAAGAGGATGTTTAACCTTTTCTCGCCACTTGACGATGACTACAGAAAAGTTAGGTTCCCGCATTCTTTTAGTGGATGATTTGGTAGATTCTGGAGTGACACTCAAGGAAACTATACCTTGGCTGAAGACATACTCTGATTCTCCAATTGAGGAAATTCGTACTGGTGTAATTTGGTATAAAGCTTGCTCAGTAATAGCGCCAGATTATTATGTTGATTATCTAGCTGACAATCCTTGGATTCATCAACCATTTGAACCTTACGAGTTTATGAACCCAGCGGAACTTTTGGAAGCTGTGAGTGGATAG
- a CDS encoding DUF6658 family protein → MNRLKAFLKKLRLRLVLTVLFSGILLFVTQACVGTQTAVNPEQEVPIGAVTNGNKEGINQASDADASELVKTAPDTKAEILKENAEQNIIEETSDVAENTSGILDKKAENIEEDSNNFQSSAKEAIEQAKDTVEEVAIQTQQQVDSIQENTDNAPSNLAETTQDAVSNPREDINSENLDDAKEQAKDTVEEVAIQTQQQVDSNQENTDNAPSNLAETTQDAVSNPIEDINSENLDDAKEQAKDTVEEVAIQTQQQVDSIQENTDNAPSNLAETTQDAAS, encoded by the coding sequence ATGAACAGGTTAAAAGCTTTCTTGAAAAAACTGCGACTCAGGCTAGTTTTAACGGTTTTGTTTTCAGGAATTTTGTTGTTTGTTACACAGGCTTGTGTTGGGACACAAACGGCTGTTAATCCCGAACAAGAAGTTCCAATAGGTGCTGTGACGAATGGTAACAAAGAGGGAATAAATCAAGCTAGTGACGCAGACGCCTCGGAACTGGTCAAAACCGCACCCGATACCAAAGCTGAGATTCTCAAAGAAAATGCAGAACAAAACATTATTGAGGAAACAAGCGATGTAGCAGAAAACACCAGCGGTATATTAGACAAAAAAGCTGAAAATATTGAAGAAGACAGCAATAATTTTCAATCCAGTGCTAAAGAAGCTATAGAACAAGCTAAGGATACTGTTGAAGAAGTAGCAATCCAAACCCAACAACAAGTAGATTCTATCCAAGAAAACACTGACAATGCTCCCAGCAACTTAGCGGAAACTACGCAGGACGCAGTTTCTAATCCAAGAGAAGATATCAACTCAGAAAATCTTGATGATGCCAAAGAACAAGCTAAGGATACTGTTGAAGAAGTAGCAATCCAAACCCAACAACAAGTAGATTCTAACCAAGAAAACACTGACAATGCTCCCAGCAACTTAGCGGAAACTACTCAGGACGCAGTTTCTAATCCAATAGAAGATATCAACTCAGAAAATCTTGATGATGCCAAAGAACAAGCTAAGGATACTGTTGAAGAAGTAGCAATCCAAACCCAACAACAAGTAGATTCTATCCAAGAAAACACCGACAATGCTCCCAGCAACTTAGCGGAAACTACTCAGGATGCAGCTTCGTAA
- a CDS encoding AEC family transporter, which produces MTNLLKLYVKLVSLVLLGFILGRKLPAAVPIRLAQFLFWVGVPISIVAFLRKTDLSGQIWIAPAIAHLAIFLGALLAWIGMKWQVLFTKTVPRQPTQGSFLLAAMVGNTGYLGYPITLAVVGTQYFAWALFYDLLGTTLGAYGLGVALAARFSSGVHNRGEIVKAILINPALWSFGLGLLLRQVVIATTVEFYLDIFAWSAVALSLLLIGMRLSKLNSWHSLPQAGMSLGIKMLLVPLILGSTLPLFGITGAAAQVIVLQMAMPPAFATLVLAETFNLDRDLAVTALAVGAIVLLVTLPVWLWLFSVG; this is translated from the coding sequence TTGACAAACCTCTTAAAACTATACGTCAAGCTGGTAAGTCTAGTCTTGTTAGGATTCATTCTGGGACGCAAACTACCTGCCGCTGTTCCCATTCGTTTAGCCCAGTTCCTTTTTTGGGTAGGAGTACCAATCAGCATTGTAGCTTTTTTACGCAAAACGGACTTGTCGGGGCAGATTTGGATTGCGCCAGCGATCGCTCACTTAGCCATTTTCCTAGGAGCACTTTTAGCTTGGATAGGGATGAAATGGCAAGTCCTCTTCACAAAAACCGTTCCTCGACAACCAACTCAGGGTAGTTTTCTCCTGGCAGCAATGGTAGGTAACACTGGTTACTTGGGTTATCCCATTACACTAGCAGTAGTTGGCACTCAGTACTTTGCTTGGGCGCTATTCTACGATTTGCTAGGTACAACTTTGGGTGCTTATGGCTTGGGTGTGGCACTAGCGGCACGTTTTAGCAGCGGTGTTCACAATCGTGGAGAGATTGTGAAGGCTATTTTAATTAATCCAGCCTTGTGGAGTTTTGGCTTAGGTTTGCTCTTGCGTCAGGTTGTAATTGCTACCACGGTTGAATTTTACTTGGACATATTTGCTTGGAGTGCCGTAGCATTGTCGCTGCTATTAATAGGAATGCGATTGAGCAAGCTCAATTCTTGGCACAGCTTACCACAAGCAGGGATGAGCTTGGGAATCAAAATGCTATTAGTGCCTCTGATTTTGGGTAGTACTTTACCGCTTTTCGGTATAACAGGTGCAGCAGCACAGGTTATAGTGCTACAAATGGCTATGCCTCCAGCTTTCGCTACGTTGGTACTTGCTGAGACATTCAATCTAGATCGCGATCTTGCAGTCACTGCCTTAGCAGTAGGGGCGATTGTATTACTGGTAACTCTGCCTGTTTGGTTGTGGCTATTCTCAGTAGGGTAG
- a CDS encoding M15 family metallopeptidase, which translates to MNNAEFSRKPRNSSPASGEDIPAALRDTPDVAPNKRTRLFVFAIAGVVGLALLAAIGGILFSLTAPKKNADSQSSPNNSTSGKAQNNSTDHVLGHISYPEAPESELAAISADGRQRMRKAAAQKFQEMSAAARSAGVILVPVSGFRSIKEQEQLFFNIGAQRNQTPAQRASLSAPPGHSEHHTGYAVDIGDGTAPATNLTENFENTKAFQWLQANAARFSFEMSFPRNNPQGVSYEPWHWRFVGDRDSLETFYRAKNIKPVQTPQ; encoded by the coding sequence TTGAACAACGCTGAGTTTTCTAGAAAACCACGAAACTCATCGCCTGCCTCTGGTGAAGATATTCCGGCAGCTTTACGCGATACTCCTGATGTAGCGCCTAATAAGCGAACACGCTTATTCGTTTTTGCGATCGCAGGAGTGGTAGGACTTGCACTGCTGGCTGCGATCGGCGGTATTTTGTTCTCGCTGACTGCACCGAAAAAAAACGCAGATTCTCAGTCTTCCCCAAATAATTCAACGTCTGGCAAAGCTCAAAACAACTCTACAGATCACGTTTTGGGACATATATCTTACCCGGAAGCGCCTGAGTCAGAACTAGCAGCAATTTCCGCAGATGGGCGGCAAAGAATGCGTAAAGCAGCTGCCCAAAAATTTCAGGAAATGTCAGCAGCGGCGCGGAGTGCAGGTGTAATTTTAGTGCCAGTTTCTGGCTTTCGTTCAATCAAAGAACAGGAACAGTTATTTTTTAATATTGGTGCCCAGCGGAATCAAACGCCAGCGCAAAGAGCGTCTCTTAGCGCTCCTCCCGGTCATAGCGAACATCACACGGGTTACGCTGTAGATATCGGAGACGGCACAGCCCCAGCAACAAACTTAACTGAGAATTTTGAAAATACCAAAGCTTTTCAATGGCTACAAGCAAATGCTGCCCGTTTCAGCTTTGAGATGTCCTTCCCTAGAAATAATCCGCAAGGTGTCAGTTATGAACCTTGGCATTGGCGTTTTGTCGGCGATCGCGACAGTTTAGAAACTTTCTACAGAGCCAAAAATATCAAACCAGTTCAGACTCCGCAGTAA
- a CDS encoding hybrid sensor histidine kinase/response regulator, whose protein sequence is MSNVWTLLIADDCAEDREVYREYLLSDPHQSYQILEAASAELGLALCQKKHCDAILLDFRLPDMSGLEFLDELKQQKLPVPLPVIMLTGQGDERIAVQAMKRGAQDYLVKQHLQPDVLQLTVRNAIQQSHLQKQFSKIQERQQLAAAVALRIRQSQNLEKIVQTAVTEMQQLLECDRVVVYQIGANPDDNRSSESAKLYLTKLCEAGSSSSADAIELFTSFLRDNYQPSFGEVEGATTLAKAKASIIVARNRKKTQQAYLLVPVLLNNQEKSARIWGLLVAHQGSNQRQWRTEEVEIFNQLAEHLAVAIQQSEQLSQALMVSETEKQLNAFKSQLVSTVSHEYRTPLASILMAATTLKQHGDKLDETKHQQFLQIIEDKARQMAQLIDDLLVIEKFELGKAKFRPLPFELLQFFSDIIEQQRQTLSDRHELTFKITGNTKGFWGDGQLLRQILVNLLSNAIKYSPNGGNIEVHLMGNDSHIIFNVIDQGIGIPIEDKDRLFQLFSRASNVGSISGMGLGLAIVKACVQMHGGKMTVESQEEQGTKVTVCLPKRLS, encoded by the coding sequence ATGTCAAATGTCTGGACACTACTGATTGCGGATGATTGTGCGGAGGATCGAGAAGTTTACCGTGAATATCTTTTAAGCGATCCTCACCAGTCCTACCAAATTTTAGAAGCAGCCTCAGCAGAACTGGGTCTAGCACTCTGCCAGAAAAAACACTGCGATGCAATTCTGCTCGACTTTCGCCTACCTGATATGAGTGGGCTAGAGTTCTTAGATGAACTTAAGCAACAAAAATTGCCAGTACCGCTTCCCGTGATTATGTTAACTGGACAGGGCGATGAACGTATTGCTGTACAGGCGATGAAACGAGGCGCTCAGGATTACCTAGTGAAGCAACATCTACAACCAGATGTGCTGCAATTAACCGTCCGCAATGCAATCCAGCAGTCACACTTACAAAAGCAGTTCAGTAAAATTCAGGAACGACAGCAATTGGCTGCGGCGGTTGCCCTACGCATCCGTCAGTCACAAAACCTGGAGAAGATCGTACAGACAGCGGTGACGGAAATGCAGCAACTGCTGGAGTGCGATCGCGTGGTAGTTTACCAGATCGGTGCAAATCCTGATGACAACAGAAGTAGCGAATCCGCCAAACTTTATTTGACGAAATTATGTGAGGCTGGCTCAAGTAGTTCTGCTGATGCCATCGAGCTATTTACGTCTTTTTTAAGAGACAATTACCAGCCCAGTTTTGGAGAAGTTGAAGGAGCAACCACGCTGGCGAAAGCTAAAGCCTCAATCATCGTTGCGCGAAACCGGAAAAAGACTCAACAGGCATATTTGCTTGTTCCCGTTCTGCTGAATAACCAAGAAAAATCTGCGAGAATTTGGGGCTTGTTAGTTGCTCATCAGGGTTCAAATCAACGGCAGTGGCGGACAGAAGAAGTAGAGATTTTTAACCAATTGGCTGAGCATCTGGCGGTAGCTATCCAACAGTCTGAACAACTTAGCCAAGCTCTGATGGTATCAGAAACCGAAAAGCAACTCAATGCCTTCAAATCTCAACTTGTCTCAACAGTTTCTCATGAATATCGAACTCCCTTGGCATCTATTTTGATGGCTGCAACAACTTTGAAGCAACACGGCGACAAGCTGGATGAGACTAAACACCAACAGTTTTTGCAGATCATTGAAGACAAAGCCAGACAAATGGCTCAATTGATAGACGATTTGCTGGTAATTGAAAAATTTGAATTAGGCAAAGCAAAATTTAGACCGCTTCCATTTGAGCTTTTGCAATTTTTCTCTGACATCATTGAACAACAACGCCAGACTCTGAGCGATCGCCATGAATTAACTTTTAAGATTACGGGAAATACCAAGGGCTTCTGGGGCGATGGGCAACTTTTGCGGCAAATTCTGGTCAATTTACTGTCGAATGCCATCAAATACTCTCCAAATGGTGGCAATATCGAAGTTCACCTGATGGGGAACGATTCGCACATTATTTTTAATGTCATAGATCAGGGAATTGGTATACCCATTGAGGACAAAGACCGCCTGTTTCAATTATTCAGTCGTGCCAGTAACGTTGGCAGTATTTCTGGAATGGGCTTGGGATTAGCTATTGTGAAAGCTTGCGTTCAGATGCATGGTGGCAAGATGACGGTAGAAAGCCAAGAGGAGCAAGGAACCAAGGTAACAGTCTGCTTACCGAAGCGGTTGAGCTAG
- a CDS encoding response regulator produces the protein MRTKQYHPLLIAEDSDEDFELFQLIMQQMEVQNPIYRCTNGDKVLDFLYQEGDYCNSDVAPRPSVILLDLNLPGTDGRDVLEQVKKDQKFKEIPIVVFTTSSNPKDIEFCYQKGANGYLIKPFDSGELEKTVQAFVDYWLEANTPPISYSAEI, from the coding sequence ATGAGGACAAAACAGTATCATCCCCTGCTCATCGCTGAGGATAGTGATGAAGATTTTGAGCTATTCCAACTGATCATGCAGCAAATGGAGGTTCAAAATCCCATTTATCGCTGTACAAATGGAGATAAGGTTTTAGACTTTCTTTATCAAGAAGGGGACTACTGCAATTCGGATGTTGCACCACGTCCCTCTGTGATCTTGCTCGATTTAAATTTGCCGGGTACTGATGGTCGCGATGTGCTAGAGCAAGTCAAGAAAGACCAAAAATTTAAGGAAATCCCGATAGTTGTCTTTACTACATCTTCAAACCCCAAAGACATTGAATTTTGTTATCAAAAAGGGGCAAATGGTTATCTCATCAAACCTTTTGACTCTGGTGAATTAGAGAAGACAGTTCAAGCATTTGTAGACTACTGGCTAGAAGCCAACACACCACCAATATCATATTCTGCCGAAATCTGA